From the Candidatus Zixiibacteriota bacterium genome, the window ACACCTGCGCGACAAATACAATGCCGAGGTCAATGACCTGACCGAGGAAGTCAAAAAGAATCTCGATTTTCTGGGGATCGACTGCTTGATTCCGATCGGCGGCGATGACACCTTAAGCTATGGTGTCCGTATGTACCAGGAAGGCATCAAAGTCGTGGCGATTCCGAAAACTATGGACAACGATGTGCCCGGAACTGATTATTGTATCGGATTTTCAACCTGCGTGACCCGTACGATCCAGATGACCAACAGCCTGCGCACCTCGGCTGGCTCTCATGAACGTTTCCTGGTTCTGGAGGTATTCGGTCGCTATGCCGGCTTTACCGCCATGTTGCCGACTATGGCCGGTGCCGCCAACCGTTGTGTCATCCCCGAATATAAATTCCACATGGAGCACCTGACCGAGCTGTTAGCATATGACCGTCGCAACAACCCCAGCCGTTACTCGATCGTTTTGGTCTCCGAGGGGGCGATGTTCGAGGGTGGCGAGATGGTCTTTCAGGATCAGACCACGGATGCTTACGGTCACAAAAAGCTGGGAGGAATCGGTGACCTGGTTTCAGCCGAGCTCAAGGCCAACTCAACGAAATTCAATAACGGTAAACCGATCAATACCATCAACCAGCGTCTCGGTTACCTTGTACGCGGGGGCGATCCGGACGCGATCGATTCGGTTGTCCCGATGGCCTACGGTAATTTGGCACTGGATTTGATCTTAAACGGAATCCACGGTCGCCTGGTGGTTCTCAAAAACGGCCGTTATGACAATGTCCCGATCGATGTGGTCACCAGTACCAAGAAATTTGTCAATATCGACAAGCATTATAATATCAGCCGTCTGCGCCCGGAATACAAGAGCTTCGAAATGCAACCGCTGTTTATCATGACCAGCGAACGCTAAAACGAAAAC encodes:
- a CDS encoding phosphofructokinase gives rise to the protein MVNVNVKKGVIGILTGGGDVPGLNPAIRAVTIRAIREGYKVIGLRRGWAGTIDLIRDKDVDNSHCYLELTEEIVNKAGRTGGTFLHSSRTHPGHVRKENVPEHLRDKYNAEVNDLTEEVKKNLDFLGIDCLIPIGGDDTLSYGVRMYQEGIKVVAIPKTMDNDVPGTDYCIGFSTCVTRTIQMTNSLRTSAGSHERFLVLEVFGRYAGFTAMLPTMAGAANRCVIPEYKFHMEHLTELLAYDRRNNPSRYSIVLVSEGAMFEGGEMVFQDQTTDAYGHKKLGGIGDLVSAELKANSTKFNNGKPINTINQRLGYLVRGGDPDAIDSVVPMAYGNLALDLILNGIHGRLVVLKNGRYDNVPIDVVTSTKKFVNIDKHYNISRLRPEYKSFEMQPLFIMTSER